The following is a genomic window from Aeromonas sp. FDAARGOS 1405.
ATGACCGAGAAACTGGATCTGTACATCACCGTTAACGGTGGTGGCATCTCCGGTCAAGCTGGTGCGATCCGCCACGGTATCACTCGTGCTCTGATGCAGTACGATGAAACCCTGCGTTCCGAACTGCGTAAAGCAGGCTTTGTTACTCGCGATGCCCGTAAGGTTGAGCGTAAGAAAGTCGGTCTGCACAAAGCTCGTAAGCGTCCGCAGTACTCCAAGCGTTAATTCGCTTTTGGTGCTCACTCTTTCGAGTGTCAAAAAAGCCTGGCAACCGCCAGGCTTTTTTTATTGGTAATATTACCGACATCAATGCTAACCACGCGTCACAAAAGACAAAAAATTGTTTCTTTATTGTTTTTATTGCTCACCGCTCTTTCTTGTCAAGTTGTTATCTTTTCTTTAAAATTTCCCCTGTTTTCTGTGGCAATTGTAAATCCAGCTTCCGCCGCTGTTGTCACGGGAAAAATGGGGAACAGGGACACTATAAGAATGTGCGGAGTCCACATGGGAGAGTTTTTGGATGAGCAATGCGCCAGTTGATACCGGTCGCCGCAGATTTCTTACCTGGTCAACGGTTGCCGTTGGTGGGGTAGGAGCTGCGTTTACCGCAGTG
Proteins encoded in this region:
- the rpsI gene encoding 30S ribosomal protein S9, whose protein sequence is MAENQYYGTGRRKSSTARVFIKAGSGKIVINQRSLEQYFGRPTARMVVRQPLELVEMTEKLDLYITVNGGGISGQAGAIRHGITRALMQYDETLRSELRKAGFVTRDARKVERKKVGLHKARKRPQYSKR